The DNA segment ACTTCTGATTTTATCAGCTGCAGAAAAATATCCAACAACAGTATTGCTGGCAAATAACCCAAGAATAAATGTATTAGAGATTGTGTATAAACTAATTGCAATTGTTGAAAGGAAAATATACCAGCCTTCTTTTAATTGGTAAACTATTTCTGATTTTAATGGGAATTGGAACGCCATTTTGAATACGAATTTTATAATAATAATACTCACAACCCCGGTCAAAATAAAACTAAGACTGTTTAAGAAAATCAACAAATGATAATCGGCTGGTTTTATTATAAGAATGAAAATTAAAATGGTTGTAATGAACTTAAATGTAAAATTCAACAACGTAATATATTTCATCTTTTCTATACCTTGAAAGAACCAGACAGGGAAAAGGACATTTCCAAGAACAACACCAAAGCTTAGAAAATATGTTAAGTAATCACCTCTGAATAATGGAATTGAAATTATTAAAATAGTTATGATAACCGAGCTTAATAAAAAAAGACTTGATTTTATTATAATTACCGAATTGAAAATTTGCGCTATTTTTTTTTTATCATCCCGATGAATGGAAATTTCTCGGGTTGCTGATAGATTGAATCCATAATCAGTTAGTATTCCAAAATAACCCACAAATGCCCCGGCAAAATTAATTAATCCAAATTTTTCTGGACCCAAAACTCTTACCAAATAAGGAAATGTAATTAGTGGAAAAATATAATTTGATATTTGCAGAATTGATAATGCTGTGAAATTCTGGAGTAATTCTCTGTTTTTTTTAATTTTCTTTATTATCAAACTTGTACAATTTCCGGTTTACTTAACTCACCTTACACAAAATAATAGAATTGTATTACGATTCTCTGAATCGCTTAATCTATTCACTTCAAATTATTCATTCAATAAGCGAAACTGAGTTTCGCTCTACATTTTTGAGTAAGGTTAGTTACTTGCTTTAATGTTTTATTGATCCTTAAGCTAAAAACAGAGTTTTTATCCCACAAAAGCCGTTGGAATGTTTATTAATGTCATTGGAAAACCTATAAATATCTTTAGAAAGTTTATTAATGTCTTTGGAAGGTTTATAAATGTCTTTCGAAAGTTTATTAATGTCTTTGGAAGGTTTATAAATGTCTTTCGAAAGTCTTTTAATGTCTTTGGAAGGTTTATAAATGTCTTTCGAAAGTCTATTAATGTCATCAGAAACTTCATTCAAGTTATTAAAAATTTTACTCGACTCATAAAAATCTTTACTAAAGCCATTATGAATTTCATCACTTACCATGCATCCAGTGCAACATTCCGAAGTTACATCATCCTT comes from the Ignavibacteriales bacterium genome and includes:
- a CDS encoding flippase is translated as MIIKKIKKNRELLQNFTALSILQISNYIFPLITFPYLVRVLGPEKFGLINFAGAFVGYFGILTDYGFNLSATREISIHRDDKKKIAQIFNSVIIIKSSLFLLSSVIITILIISIPLFRGDYLTYFLSFGVVLGNVLFPVWFFQGIEKMKYITLLNFTFKFITTILIFILIIKPADYHLLIFLNSLSFILTGVVSIIIIKFVFKMAFQFPLKSEIVYQLKEGWYIFLSTIAISLYTISNTFILGLFASNTVVGYFSAADKIRSAVQNVYSTISQTIYPHVSSLFNKSMGEGFAFIRKILKNFGVISFLFSLCLLVFAKQIILVVLGERYFNSIIVLQIISFLPFLIFLSNIFGIQVMLNINMKKEFTRVIVISSLINLIASFILVPLFFHVGTAVSVLLTETIVTLYMYLMLVSKKIHIFRKVNV